One Candidatus Eisenbacteria bacterium DNA window includes the following coding sequences:
- a CDS encoding NAD(P)-binding protein, with protein sequence MSEPLVIVVGAGVAGLACARELQRRGVTCRVLERARGVGGRCATRSIEDQRVDFGVPLLHATTREFGLALQELPEAGKFSGWPINVREPRLACQPAAFQPGHRRLARRAGVSEFPRHLAVDLDVRLGARVTSLEAAGPRTAVVLADGSRFEAPFVVLATHLPETLRLIEPIASEWAGAAELQRALHSVMGLRCLTVMAGYPTDTPEPGFDLWYPLETTMIHAIIHDSSKREAPRHRVLVIQSRDLYAGDAWEQPDATWRDELLWEAAEVLGPWARTPVFVHTHRWEWARLRRGDGIGEVVTLESPERAAVSLCGEAFATHPGVEAAYFSGIAIGEQIATLPRVREVVRAAGPTHA encoded by the coding sequence ATGTCGGAGCCACTCGTGATCGTGGTCGGAGCCGGAGTCGCGGGGCTCGCCTGCGCCCGTGAGCTACAGCGACGCGGCGTGACGTGCCGCGTGCTCGAACGCGCGCGCGGCGTGGGCGGGCGCTGCGCCACCCGCAGCATCGAGGATCAGCGCGTCGACTTTGGCGTGCCGTTGCTGCACGCCACCACGCGCGAATTCGGACTAGCGCTCCAGGAGCTGCCCGAAGCCGGGAAGTTCTCCGGCTGGCCGATTAACGTGCGCGAACCGCGGCTGGCCTGCCAGCCAGCGGCGTTCCAGCCCGGACACCGGCGACTGGCGCGCCGCGCCGGTGTCTCCGAGTTCCCGCGCCACCTGGCCGTCGATCTCGACGTACGACTCGGCGCACGGGTGACTTCACTCGAGGCCGCGGGGCCTCGCACTGCCGTGGTGCTCGCGGACGGTTCGCGATTTGAAGCGCCGTTCGTGGTGCTCGCAACGCATCTTCCCGAGACCCTGCGGCTGATCGAACCGATCGCCTCCGAGTGGGCGGGCGCGGCGGAACTGCAGCGCGCGCTCCACTCGGTGATGGGGTTGCGTTGTCTCACGGTCATGGCCGGCTACCCGACCGATACCCCGGAGCCCGGGTTCGACCTGTGGTACCCGCTCGAGACCACCATGATCCACGCGATCATCCACGACTCGAGCAAGCGCGAAGCTCCGCGCCATCGGGTGCTGGTGATTCAGTCGCGCGATCTCTATGCCGGGGACGCCTGGGAGCAGCCCGATGCGACGTGGCGGGACGAGCTGCTGTGGGAAGCCGCCGAGGTGCTGGGACCGTGGGCTCGCACGCCGGTATTCGTGCACACGCATCGCTGGGAATGGGCGCGGTTGCGGCGCGGCGACGGCATCGGGGAAGTGGTGACGCTCGAATCGCCGGAGCGCGCGGCGGTCTCTCTGTGCGGCGAGGCGTTCGCGACCCATCCGGGTGTCGAGGCCGCCTACTTCAGCGGCATCGCGATCGGCGAGCAGATCGCCACGCTGCCACGCGTGCGCGAAGTCGTGAGGGCCGCCGGCCCGACGCACGCATAG
- a CDS encoding MFS transporter yields the protein MRAWCLYDWANSAFATSVVAAILPVYFAGIASRTMAPHQATARWAFASAAAMLLSGVLAPTLGAWADRGARRKPLLAACVAVGALGTLALAFAPANDWRVILLCFGVAFIAFAVGNGLYDALLPAVAEPDEMHRVSSRGFALGYLGGGILLAVHLAMILKPEWFHLPDAATATRIALASVAAWWVGFSLPLFRHVREPLREAVAGPQRAPISQVFHTLMSLRKRPDLWRFLLAFWLYSDGIGTVVKMATVYGSEVGIGRSHLIGSLLLVQLVAAPASLAFGRLVKPIGPQRAVVIGLAGYVLITICGFIMTRPIHFWMIAVLVALFQGGTQALSRSMFVTLIPRRQTAELFGFYSVSEKLAGVVGPLLFGTVASLSGGGRYAVLTLMPMFIAGAFLLMSVNLERGAAQARADEA from the coding sequence GTGCGCGCGTGGTGTCTGTACGACTGGGCGAACTCGGCGTTTGCGACCAGCGTGGTGGCCGCGATCCTGCCGGTGTATTTCGCCGGAATCGCCAGCCGCACCATGGCGCCGCATCAGGCGACCGCACGCTGGGCATTCGCGAGTGCCGCCGCGATGCTGCTCTCGGGAGTGCTGGCTCCGACGCTCGGCGCGTGGGCGGATCGCGGCGCGCGGCGCAAGCCGCTGCTGGCCGCGTGCGTCGCGGTCGGGGCACTCGGCACGCTGGCGCTTGCGTTCGCGCCCGCCAACGACTGGCGCGTGATCCTGCTGTGCTTCGGGGTCGCGTTCATCGCGTTCGCAGTCGGCAACGGGCTCTACGATGCGCTGCTGCCGGCGGTCGCCGAGCCGGACGAGATGCATCGGGTGTCGTCACGCGGCTTTGCACTCGGCTATCTGGGCGGCGGGATCCTGCTGGCCGTGCATCTGGCGATGATCCTCAAGCCCGAGTGGTTCCATCTGCCGGATGCGGCGACCGCGACTCGCATCGCGCTCGCGAGTGTTGCGGCATGGTGGGTGGGATTCTCGCTTCCGCTGTTCCGACACGTGCGCGAGCCGCTGCGTGAGGCCGTCGCCGGACCGCAGCGCGCGCCGATCTCGCAGGTCTTTCACACGCTGATGTCGCTGCGGAAGCGTCCCGACCTGTGGCGTTTCCTGCTCGCATTCTGGCTCTACAGCGACGGCATCGGCACGGTGGTCAAGATGGCGACCGTGTACGGAAGCGAGGTCGGCATCGGGCGCTCGCACCTGATCGGGTCGCTGCTGCTGGTGCAGCTCGTCGCGGCACCCGCGAGCCTCGCGTTCGGACGCCTCGTCAAGCCGATCGGCCCGCAGCGTGCGGTCGTGATCGGTCTCGCGGGCTACGTGCTCATCACGATCTGCGGCTTCATCATGACCCGGCCGATCCACTTCTGGATGATCGCCGTCCTGGTCGCGTTGTTCCAGGGCGGCACCCAGGCGCTGTCGCGTTCGATGTTCGTCACGCTGATTCCGCGCCGCCAGACCGCCGAGCTGTTCGGCTTCTACTCGGTGAGCGAAAAACTCGCGGGCGTGGTCGGACCGTTGCTGTTCGGCACCGTCGCATCGCTGAGCGGCGGCGGACGCTACGCGGTGCTCACGCTGATGCCGATGTTCATCGCCGGAGCGTTCCTGCTGATGAGCGTCAACCTCGAACGCGGCGCCGCGCAGGCGCGGGCCGACGAGGCTTAG
- a CDS encoding aldo/keto reductase — MNYRRLGRSGLKVSELALGSWTTYGGSLDDAKAALVIRRAFELGINLFDTADVYVRGAAETVLGKALQDLPREQVVIATKVMGRVWDGPLGAGLSRKHIFDAIDQSLKRLGTDYVDLYQLHAPDKDTPIEETLYAMEDLVRSGRVRYVGYSNYDHHAPLDRQVLKVQKANGWDVMVSSQPRYSLIDRHIEKDHLGFCKREGIGLIVYSPLAQGVLTNKYAGGAVPEGSRATTKFAHFLTQEKALTPENVAAAERLAATLAEHGLPAAAPVALAWVLRRPEVSSAIIGATSVAQLEENVSASDVKLTPAQWKLIEAAIAGPRPARATRAKPVRAAKPRRPAPARRRVRG, encoded by the coding sequence ATGAACTACCGTCGTCTCGGCCGCAGTGGCCTCAAAGTTTCGGAACTCGCTCTCGGGTCGTGGACGACGTACGGCGGTTCGCTCGATGACGCGAAGGCGGCGCTGGTCATCCGCCGGGCCTTCGAGCTGGGGATCAACCTGTTCGACACCGCGGACGTGTACGTGCGTGGCGCCGCGGAAACGGTGCTCGGCAAGGCGCTGCAGGATCTGCCGCGCGAGCAGGTCGTGATCGCGACCAAGGTGATGGGGCGGGTGTGGGACGGGCCGCTCGGCGCGGGGTTGTCACGCAAGCACATCTTCGATGCGATCGATCAGAGCCTGAAGCGGCTCGGCACCGACTACGTCGATCTCTATCAGCTCCACGCGCCCGACAAGGACACGCCGATCGAGGAGACGCTCTATGCCATGGAGGATCTGGTGCGCTCGGGCCGCGTGCGCTACGTGGGGTACTCCAACTACGACCATCACGCGCCGCTCGATCGCCAGGTCCTGAAGGTCCAGAAGGCGAACGGCTGGGACGTCATGGTGTCGAGCCAGCCGCGCTACAGCCTGATCGATCGCCACATCGAGAAAGATCACCTGGGCTTCTGCAAGCGCGAAGGCATCGGGCTGATCGTCTACTCGCCGCTCGCTCAGGGTGTGCTCACCAACAAGTACGCGGGCGGTGCGGTGCCCGAGGGCAGTCGCGCGACGACCAAGTTCGCGCACTTCCTCACGCAGGAGAAGGCGCTCACGCCCGAGAACGTCGCGGCGGCCGAGCGCCTCGCGGCCACACTCGCCGAGCACGGTCTGCCGGCAGCGGCACCGGTGGCGCTCGCCTGGGTATTGCGGCGTCCCGAGGTCTCGAGCGCCATCATCGGCGCGACTTCGGTCGCACAGCTCGAGGAGAACGTCAGCGCGTCCGACGTGAAGCTCACGCCCGCGCAATGGAAGCTGATCGAGGCGGCGATCGCCGGGCCCAGGCCCGCGCGCGCGACCCGCGCCAAACCCGTGCGCGCCGCTAAGCCTCGTCGGCCCGCGCCTGCGCGGCGCCGCGTTCGAGGTTGA
- a CDS encoding DUF2442 domain-containing protein, with protein MGGAASRGAPRSLGTCSPPGSASSHSSLLVTFSGVFTSLRDPAEFAKVRVDSENRTVVWPSGADLAPDTLYDMIARQRPR; from the coding sequence GTGGGCGGCGCTGCGTCGAGAGGAGCTCCTCGCAGTCTGGGAACTTGCTCGCCACCAGGCTCCGCTTCGTCCCATTCCTCCCTGCTGGTCACCTTCAGCGGCGTCTTCACCTCCCTTCGAGATCCGGCTGAGTTCGCAAAGGTCCGCGTCGACTCGGAGAACAGAACGGTCGTATGGCCGTCGGGAGCCGACCTCGCTCCGGATACGTTGTACGACATGATCGCGCGACAGCGACCTCGATAG
- a CDS encoding FdhF/YdeP family oxidoreductase produces the protein MPSPRDSSGGRFRLRDLLPFGPSRHPRPRPFLGMAEVVWENRDNLPFALRILQHGVCDGCSLGPRGLRDDVIDGVHLCMTRLKLLRLNTMGAIPEDRLHQLRPLREMRNEALHALGRLPYPMIHREGDSRLHRLSWDEALSIVAESLAEVPGERMGFFATSRGIVNETYYAFTKAARLMGSNHVDLCSRLCHAASVSGLKDTLGVAAPTCSLSDMIGSDLVVIWGSHLANNQPVTTKYLTYAKRKGTRILVVNPMREPGLERYWVPSDVRSALFGTKLMDDFFQVGVGGDIAFIHGVLKHLFENDWIDRDYVMRHTEGIDALRQHVEGLAWERLERESGQTRADMHRFAETYSRAKSCVFVYSMGLTQHRFGVDNVKSIVNLALARGMLGREKCGIMPIRGHSGVQGGGECGVDPEKYPGGYEVANASDRERFETLWGEPLPAWKGMRTLQMLEAAHRGELDFLYSLGGNLLETLPDREFMRAALTRVKLRVHQDIVLNTSSLLPGAAVLLLPAQTRYETPGGGTATSTERRIRFSPEIPGPRIEEAWPEWQIPVAVALAARPRLEPRFPWTSTRDIRHEIARAMPIYAGIENLDHEGQWVQWGGPFLFGDGFQKMPNARARFTAVLLPEIAIPDGQFYMTTRRGKQFNSMVHSKTDGLMGAASRDDVLMAPEDAARIGVKEGQAIRLRNETGEWIGVTRLAPMKPNHVQTYWPETNGLISRRFDAVSGEPDYNAFVWIETLLAPVATV, from the coding sequence ATGCCCTCGCCGCGTGACTCTTCGGGTGGTCGCTTCCGACTGCGCGACCTGCTTCCGTTCGGACCCTCGCGACACCCTCGCCCGCGCCCGTTTCTCGGCATGGCGGAGGTGGTGTGGGAGAACCGCGACAACCTGCCCTTCGCGCTGCGCATCCTTCAGCACGGCGTGTGCGACGGATGCTCACTGGGTCCGCGCGGGCTGCGAGACGACGTGATCGACGGCGTGCACCTGTGCATGACGCGTCTCAAGCTGCTGCGCCTCAATACCATGGGAGCCATTCCCGAGGATCGGCTGCATCAGCTCCGGCCACTGCGCGAGATGCGCAACGAAGCGCTGCATGCGCTCGGCCGCCTGCCCTACCCGATGATTCACCGCGAGGGCGATTCGCGACTGCATCGTCTGTCGTGGGACGAGGCGCTCTCGATCGTCGCCGAGTCGCTCGCGGAGGTTCCCGGCGAGCGCATGGGCTTCTTCGCGACTTCGCGCGGCATCGTGAACGAGACCTACTACGCATTCACCAAAGCTGCGCGGCTGATGGGATCGAACCACGTCGACCTGTGCTCGCGACTGTGTCACGCCGCAAGCGTGTCGGGTCTCAAGGACACGCTCGGGGTCGCGGCCCCCACCTGCTCGCTCAGCGACATGATCGGCAGCGATCTGGTGGTGATCTGGGGATCGCACCTCGCGAACAACCAGCCGGTGACGACCAAGTACCTCACCTACGCGAAGCGCAAGGGGACACGCATCCTGGTCGTGAATCCGATGCGAGAGCCGGGGCTCGAGCGCTACTGGGTACCGAGCGACGTGCGCAGCGCGCTGTTCGGCACCAAGTTGATGGACGATTTCTTCCAGGTCGGCGTGGGCGGCGACATCGCGTTCATCCACGGTGTGCTGAAGCACCTGTTCGAGAACGACTGGATCGATCGCGACTACGTCATGCGTCACACCGAGGGTATCGACGCGCTGCGGCAGCACGTCGAGGGACTCGCGTGGGAGCGCCTCGAACGCGAGTCGGGACAGACGCGGGCCGACATGCATCGATTTGCCGAGACCTACTCGCGCGCGAAGAGTTGCGTGTTCGTCTACAGCATGGGACTCACGCAGCATCGGTTCGGCGTCGACAACGTGAAGTCGATCGTGAACCTGGCGCTCGCCCGCGGCATGCTGGGGCGCGAGAAGTGCGGCATCATGCCGATCCGCGGACACTCGGGCGTGCAGGGCGGCGGCGAGTGCGGCGTCGACCCGGAGAAGTACCCGGGCGGCTACGAGGTCGCGAACGCTTCCGACCGCGAGCGCTTCGAGACGCTGTGGGGCGAGCCGCTGCCGGCATGGAAGGGCATGCGCACGCTGCAGATGCTCGAGGCCGCGCACCGCGGCGAGCTCGATTTTCTGTATTCGCTCGGCGGCAATCTGCTCGAGACTCTGCCGGATCGCGAGTTCATGCGCGCCGCACTCACGCGGGTCAAGCTGCGTGTGCACCAGGACATCGTGCTCAACACCTCTTCGTTGCTTCCCGGCGCCGCCGTGCTGCTGCTGCCGGCGCAGACTCGGTACGAGACGCCGGGCGGCGGGACGGCGACCAGCACCGAGCGTCGCATTCGCTTCTCGCCCGAGATTCCGGGGCCTCGCATCGAGGAAGCATGGCCCGAGTGGCAGATCCCGGTGGCGGTCGCTCTCGCCGCCCGGCCGCGACTCGAGCCGCGTTTTCCGTGGACCTCCACGCGCGACATTCGTCACGAGATCGCGCGTGCGATGCCGATCTACGCCGGAATCGAAAATCTCGATCACGAGGGCCAGTGGGTGCAGTGGGGCGGGCCGTTTCTGTTCGGTGACGGCTTCCAGAAGATGCCGAACGCGCGAGCGCGCTTCACCGCGGTCCTGCTGCCCGAGATCGCGATTCCCGACGGGCAGTTCTACATGACGACCCGGCGCGGCAAACAGTTCAACAGCATGGTGCACTCGAAGACCGACGGGCTGATGGGGGCCGCGTCGCGCGACGACGTGCTGATGGCGCCCGAAGACGCCGCACGGATCGGAGTGAAAGAGGGGCAGGCGATCCGACTCCGCAATGAGACCGGCGAATGGATCGGAGTCACGCGGTTGGCACCGATGAAACCGAATCACGTGCAGACCTATTGGCCCGAGACGAACGGGCTGATCTCGCGCCGCTTCGATGCCGTCTCGGGCGAGCCCGACTACAACGCCTTCGTGTGGATCGAGACACTCCTCGCTCCGGTGGCGACCGTCTGA
- a CDS encoding FAD-dependent oxidoreductase, with translation MDRVDLAVIGGGITGVGIARLAARNGLSVALFERADLASGASSATSHMLHGGLRYLEHGQFALVRESLAERTAVSRMAPGLARPRRFLMPFYRGDRRPGWMVRTGLWLYDSLAGGRGLEPHQSFGAAAALALEPDLEPEGLLGGAIYGDVVMDDARITVSVAMDAAAHGAAIHSHTEVTGARPGAEGGIELIVRDALEGGERSALARYVVIACGAWSDSVRTRLLRALEPGRPDPARLLRPTRGVHLVFPALTRGHGITAFAPRDGRVVFVVPFGEWSIVGTTETEVVSSESPDAWSPSLEEVRYLREALARLLPSQARRPALALMAGVRPLAASDGTLAAASREHRVTEDGDLFTIVGGKYTGFRPMAHDIVARVMARLHRSARIDDPATPLPPWLAAEAGAEALAAFAVERAFARRLEDVVRRRSLLWLAPDGGRIAAPLLAEALGRRLGWDATRTREELRAFHARLDDDERLLHEAYEDHAPRPA, from the coding sequence ATGGATCGCGTGGACCTTGCAGTGATCGGCGGTGGCATCACGGGCGTCGGGATCGCCCGGCTCGCGGCCCGCAACGGGCTCTCGGTTGCGCTGTTCGAGCGCGCCGATCTGGCGTCGGGCGCCAGTAGCGCCACCAGCCACATGCTCCACGGCGGACTGCGCTACCTGGAGCACGGCCAGTTCGCGCTGGTGCGCGAGTCGCTGGCCGAGCGCACCGCGGTGTCGCGCATGGCGCCGGGGCTCGCACGCCCGCGCCGATTCCTGATGCCGTTCTATCGCGGCGACCGACGCCCGGGCTGGATGGTGCGCACCGGGCTGTGGCTCTACGACTCGCTGGCGGGCGGCCGCGGGCTCGAGCCGCATCAGAGCTTCGGCGCGGCGGCGGCTCTGGCGCTCGAACCGGACCTCGAGCCCGAGGGCCTGCTCGGCGGTGCGATCTACGGCGACGTGGTGATGGACGACGCGCGCATCACGGTGAGCGTCGCCATGGATGCCGCTGCGCACGGCGCTGCGATCCACAGTCACACCGAGGTGACGGGCGCGCGACCGGGTGCCGAAGGCGGCATCGAGCTGATCGTGCGCGACGCGCTCGAAGGCGGCGAGCGTTCGGCGCTCGCCCGCTACGTGGTGATCGCGTGCGGCGCATGGTCGGATTCGGTGCGCACTCGCCTGTTGCGAGCACTCGAACCGGGTCGGCCGGATCCTGCACGGCTGCTGCGCCCGACTCGCGGCGTGCATCTGGTGTTCCCGGCACTCACCCGCGGCCACGGCATCACGGCGTTCGCGCCGCGCGACGGCCGTGTGGTGTTCGTGGTGCCGTTCGGCGAATGGTCGATCGTCGGCACCACCGAGACCGAGGTCGTCAGCAGCGAGTCTCCCGACGCCTGGAGTCCGAGCCTCGAAGAGGTGCGCTACCTGCGCGAGGCACTTGCGCGGCTGCTTCCGAGTCAGGCCCGACGGCCGGCGCTCGCACTCATGGCGGGCGTTCGCCCGCTGGCGGCATCCGACGGCACGCTCGCGGCCGCATCACGAGAGCACCGGGTGACCGAGGACGGCGATCTGTTCACGATCGTGGGCGGCAAGTACACCGGCTTCCGCCCGATGGCGCACGACATCGTGGCCCGAGTGATGGCGCGCCTGCATCGTTCGGCGCGGATCGACGACCCCGCGACGCCGTTGCCGCCGTGGCTTGCCGCCGAGGCGGGGGCCGAAGCGCTGGCGGCGTTCGCGGTCGAGCGCGCGTTCGCTCGCAGGCTCGAAGACGTGGTGCGGCGGCGCAGCCTGCTGTGGCTCGCCCCCGACGGCGGCCGCATCGCGGCTCCGCTGCTCGCCGAAGCACTCGGCCGCCGACTCGGCTGGGATGCGACGCGCACCCGCGAAGAATTGCGTGCGTTTCACGCGCGGCTCGACGACGACGAGCGGCTGCTCCATGAAGCCTACGAAGACCACGCCCCGAGGCCTGCATGA